The genomic window CAAAGACATTATGACAATTGATCCAGACCGTTCCTGAACGGATTCGCTTTGCCATTTTATTCGCTATTGAAATGTCGCGCGTCCATACACTCGCAGCGAGTCCATATATCGAATCGTTGGCCTCACGTGCGATGCGGTCCAGGTCTGCATCGGAAAAGGGCACTGCGCAAACGACCGGCCCAAAGATCTCTTCACGTACGACTTTCATTTCCGGCGTGGTGCGCGTCAATACAGTAGGCTGCACAAAATACCCGCGGTCAGCGGCCTTCTTTCCGCCTACCTCCACCTTTGCGCCCTCCTTCACTCCGGATTCGATATATCCGGTCACACGCTGGAACTGTTCTTCTGAAACCAGAGGTCCCATCTCCGTCTGCGGATCAAGACCGCTGCCTACACGGATTTTGGCAGCTATATTTGATACACCTTCCACCACCTTTTCAAAAACATCCTTGTGGGCAAACAGGCGTGACCCGGCACAGCAGCATTGTCCATGATTAAAGAAGATGGCCGATGCCGTCCCGGGAATCGCCCGGTCCAGGTCCGCATCTGGAAAAACAATGGCGGGAGACTTTCCTCCCAGCTCCAGCGTGACCTTCTTCAGATTGCCAGCTGCTGCCTTCACAATAAGCTTTCCGACCTCTGTCGATCCGGTAAAGGCCACCTTGTCTACAAGCGGATGTGCCGCAAGAGGGGCGCCCGCACCCTCTCCGAAACCCGTAAGCACATTCACGACTCCTTCCGGAAAACCTGCTTCATGAATCAGCTCGGCCAGACGCAAACCGGAAAGCGGCGTCTGCTCGGCCAGCTTTAACACGATCGTACATCCGGCTGCCAGCGCCGGACCGAGTTTCCAGGCTGCCATCAGCAGGGGAAAGTTCCAGGGAATGATCTGCGCAACTACCCCAATTGGCTCCCGAAGGGTGTATGCCAGAAATTCTCCAGGAAAGGAAATCGGAAAAGTATGCCCCATGATTTTTGTGGCCCAACCTGCCATATAACGGAAAAGGTCCACCGCCAGGGGCACGTCTGCAGCGCGTGCCACAGAAAGCGGCTTGCCGTTGTCCATGGATTCAATTTCCGCAAATTCTTCAAGGTTTTGTTCGAGCAGGTCCGCCAGCTTCCAGATGAGACGCCCGCGCTCGGAGGCCGACATCCTGGCCCAGGGCCCTTCATCAAAAGCGCGGCGCGCTGCATGCACCGCTTGGTCTACATCTTGACTTTCCGCTTCCGGGACATGCGCAATGATTTCTCCCGTTGCCGGGTTGTAGACAGGAAAAGTCTTACCAGACGCGGCTTGAACAAACTTTCCGTCTACATACATACGGTGTTTTTGTGCAATGAAGTCAGCAGCTTTCTTATCGAGACGAGG from Pseudacidobacterium ailaaui includes these protein-coding regions:
- a CDS encoding aldehyde dehydrogenase family protein translates to MATIALDPRLDKKAADFIAQKHRMYVDGKFVQAASGKTFPVYNPATGEIIAHVPEAESQDVDQAVHAARRAFDEGPWARMSASERGRLIWKLADLLEQNLEEFAEIESMDNGKPLSVARAADVPLAVDLFRYMAGWATKIMGHTFPISFPGEFLAYTLREPIGVVAQIIPWNFPLLMAAWKLGPALAAGCTIVLKLAEQTPLSGLRLAELIHEAGFPEGVVNVLTGFGEGAGAPLAAHPLVDKVAFTGSTEVGKLIVKAAAGNLKKVTLELGGKSPAIVFPDADLDRAIPGTASAIFFNHGQCCCAGSRLFAHKDVFEKVVEGVSNIAAKIRVGSGLDPQTEMGPLVSEEQFQRVTGYIESGVKEGAKVEVGGKKAADRGYFVQPTVLTRTTPEMKVVREEIFGPVVCAVPFSDADLDRIAREANDSIYGLAASVWTRDISIANKMAKRIRSGTVWINCHNVFDAALPFGGYKQSGWGREMGAEVLNNYTEVKSVVTAL